In Bradyrhizobium guangxiense, one DNA window encodes the following:
- a CDS encoding GntR family transcriptional regulator, producing MKVSKVQRVPAKAAPLRQQVASNLRTAIIDGRFQPGERLKEGELCAWTGVSRTAVREALRQLEAEGIVDNIPNQGPVVARVSPDEARQHYEVRGMLEGLTARTAAERISEREIKDLHRLKRDLDRAFKSGSVAKVLECKNQLDEFLMSVSANSVVKGFVSVIRARLSYLRPIVLSQPERLKENAVEVHAIIDAIITRKPQAAWQAAVNHVNMGARATLKVLEQLEVAAEHQAALDAEAALRAKRPRGRPRRDAAPNNPVGRVTM from the coding sequence GTGAAGGTTTCCAAAGTCCAGCGCGTACCGGCCAAGGCCGCACCGCTCCGGCAACAGGTCGCAAGCAATCTGCGCACCGCCATCATTGATGGCCGCTTTCAACCAGGCGAGCGGTTGAAGGAAGGCGAGCTGTGTGCATGGACCGGCGTCAGTAGGACTGCCGTCCGTGAAGCCCTGCGGCAACTGGAGGCCGAGGGCATCGTCGACAACATCCCCAATCAAGGACCCGTGGTGGCGCGGGTATCCCCCGACGAGGCGCGGCAACACTATGAAGTCAGGGGTATGCTGGAAGGGCTGACGGCAAGGACCGCCGCCGAGCGGATCTCTGAGCGCGAAATCAAGGACTTGCACCGGCTCAAACGAGATTTGGACCGCGCCTTCAAATCAGGTAGCGTTGCTAAGGTGCTCGAATGCAAGAATCAGCTCGACGAATTCCTGATGAGCGTTTCGGCCAACAGCGTCGTCAAGGGCTTCGTGAGCGTCATTCGCGCACGTCTCAGCTATCTTCGTCCCATTGTTCTGTCGCAGCCCGAACGCCTGAAGGAAAACGCTGTCGAGGTCCATGCGATAATCGACGCGATCATCACACGGAAGCCGCAGGCGGCGTGGCAGGCTGCCGTCAATCACGTCAACATGGGCGCGAGAGCAACCCTCAAGGTGCTGGAGCAGCTGGAGGTGGCGGCGGAACACCAGGCCGCGCTGGACGCGGAAGCCGCGCTTCGGGCGAAACGTCCGCGGGGACGGCCGCGCCGTGACGCGGCACCAAATAATCCGGTCGGTAGGGTGACGATGTAA
- a CDS encoding LysR family transcriptional regulator — translation MDLRQLRYFVFVADLKSIARASAHLGVAGPAISRSISALEDELRTPLFDRDGRGMQMTEAGLMLHRSASQILRDVELVRQEVMAEGKHLTGDVIIGATPSVIAMAGAELIRACRERLPRVRPRLLEGYSAYLQNWVLTGSIDVALVNGLQPDSPRLVSECLAVERLFAIGPPGMFAGDPVGLASLLEHALLLPSAQNPIRSLLDAGAAGLNLSVSTVLEIDSVTLLKDLVRQGLAPAVLPFGAVKYELETGVLSASPIVTPEIRSDLDLIYLADRPPTRVASEVIDMLLEILRQIVSKKEPNGFVEIRHRASVRRKAKT, via the coding sequence ATGGACCTACGACAGCTTCGGTACTTCGTTTTCGTCGCGGATCTGAAGAGCATCGCCCGCGCTTCGGCTCACCTCGGCGTAGCAGGCCCTGCCATCAGCCGGTCAATCAGTGCTCTCGAAGACGAACTGCGAACGCCGCTGTTCGACCGAGACGGGAGAGGCATGCAGATGACGGAAGCAGGCCTCATGCTGCACCGAAGCGCATCCCAAATCCTGCGCGACGTGGAGCTTGTTCGTCAGGAGGTCATGGCCGAAGGAAAACACCTGACCGGCGACGTGATTATCGGAGCCACGCCGTCGGTTATCGCCATGGCGGGAGCGGAGCTCATCAGGGCCTGTCGCGAACGTCTGCCTCGCGTTCGTCCGCGCTTACTTGAGGGATATAGCGCTTATTTGCAAAACTGGGTGCTGACCGGCTCGATCGATGTCGCATTAGTCAACGGCCTTCAGCCAGATAGCCCGCGCCTCGTCAGTGAGTGCCTTGCCGTCGAGCGGCTGTTCGCCATCGGGCCACCAGGGATGTTCGCTGGCGATCCGGTCGGCCTTGCGAGCCTCCTTGAACATGCTCTGCTGCTTCCGTCGGCTCAAAATCCGATCCGAAGTTTGCTGGATGCGGGCGCCGCTGGCCTCAATCTCTCCGTATCCACGGTGCTGGAGATCGATTCCGTTACCCTTCTGAAAGACCTCGTGCGACAGGGCCTTGCTCCCGCTGTCCTCCCCTTCGGCGCTGTCAAATACGAGCTCGAGACTGGCGTCTTGAGCGCCAGCCCCATTGTCACCCCCGAAATCAGAAGCGATCTGGACCTCATTTACCTTGCCGATCGTCCGCCAACGCGAGTGGCATCCGAGGTGATCGACATGCTTCTGGAAATCCTACGCCAGATCGTTTCCAAAAAGGAGCCGAATGGTTTCGTCGAGATCCGGCATCGCGCCAGCGTCCGCCGCAAGGCAAAGACGTAG
- a CDS encoding GNAT family N-acetyltransferase: MAEVIEHPRKRAGITSPTLLKPTHDFSRFDCGNEALTDWLKNRALDSEGKTARTYVVCEGNSVVGYYCIASGSVERAAIPKPPIKRHGLPNPVPVAIIGRLARDLTYKGKGLGQDLLQHALHQIVHASETIGIRAILVHAIDEKAAAFWKEAEFIESPIGSRTFFLPIETAIDAL; this comes from the coding sequence TTGGCAGAAGTAATCGAACATCCGAGGAAGCGTGCGGGCATAACCTCCCCCACGCTTCTCAAGCCGACGCATGACTTTAGCCGCTTTGATTGCGGTAATGAAGCCCTGACCGATTGGTTGAAGAATCGCGCCCTCGACAGCGAGGGCAAGACTGCTCGCACCTATGTTGTTTGCGAGGGCAATTCGGTCGTAGGCTACTACTGCATCGCCTCTGGAAGTGTTGAGAGGGCTGCAATTCCCAAGCCGCCCATAAAAAGGCACGGACTCCCAAATCCCGTACCTGTAGCCATTATAGGCCGCTTGGCGCGAGATCTTACCTACAAGGGCAAGGGGCTCGGCCAAGACCTGCTTCAACATGCCCTCCACCAAATCGTTCACGCATCTGAAACGATCGGTATTCGCGCCATCCTGGTACACGCGATCGATGAGAAGGCTGCCGCTTTTTGGAAAGAAGCGGAATTCATAGAAAGTCCGATTGGGTCCCGAACATTTTTCCTCCCTATCGAAACTGCCATCGACGCACTCTAA
- a CDS encoding DUF1778 domain-containing protein, with translation MEAALQRPAARVRSRRVRSETNIHIRATAQVKHLIDTAAVAVGKTLSEFMLDSARQHAIDVLLDQRLFVLDPEKHDAFLNALDNPPPAGTKLKALMKRKPLWQK, from the coding sequence ATGGAAGCAGCACTACAGCGCCCTGCGGCGCGAGTAAGGTCGCGCCGCGTCCGGAGCGAAACCAATATCCACATTCGCGCTACCGCACAGGTAAAGCACTTGATCGATACCGCTGCAGTGGCGGTGGGCAAGACGCTTAGCGAATTCATGCTGGATAGTGCGCGGCAACATGCCATCGATGTGCTTTTGGACCAAAGGTTATTTGTCCTTGATCCAGAGAAGCACGATGCCTTCTTGAATGCACTTGATAACCCGCCTCCGGCCGGGACCAAGTTGAAGGCACTGATGAAGCGTAAGCCGCTTTGGCAGAAGTAA
- a CDS encoding type II toxin-antitoxin system Y4mF family antitoxin encodes MLTRTAADLGAVIRDRRKRLKLDQSTLAKQVGVSRQWIIEVEHGHQRAELGLILRVLDALGIKLDADSNLSSGHAAPKSAVDLDAIVAKAKKGKP; translated from the coding sequence ATGCTCACACGTACCGCAGCCGATCTTGGCGCCGTCATCCGCGACCGGCGCAAGCGCCTCAAGCTCGATCAGTCGACGCTAGCTAAACAGGTTGGTGTCAGTCGCCAATGGATCATCGAAGTCGAGCATGGCCACCAGCGCGCAGAACTCGGGCTCATCCTTCGCGTCCTTGATGCTCTCGGCATCAAGCTCGATGCAGACAGCAATCTCTCCTCGGGCCACGCCGCCCCGAAGTCCGCCGTCGATCTGGATGCCATTGTGGCGAAAGCCAAGAAAGGAAAGCCATAA
- a CDS encoding XRE family transcriptional regulator, protein MAFKSMVATNKLQKAPPYPVSRTLTQLGADLRTARIRRNMTMQDAASRIGTGVRAVMDAEKGKASTGIVVYAGLLWLYDMLQPLEELADPSKDREGIALQATRERKRARKSGGLDNDF, encoded by the coding sequence ATGGCCTTCAAGAGCATGGTAGCAACCAACAAACTTCAAAAGGCGCCCCCTTACCCGGTGTCACGGACGCTCACGCAATTGGGAGCGGATCTGCGTACTGCACGCATCCGCCGCAACATGACCATGCAGGACGCAGCCAGCAGAATTGGAACGGGCGTGCGCGCTGTTATGGACGCCGAAAAGGGCAAAGCATCGACGGGTATCGTGGTGTATGCCGGGCTGCTGTGGCTCTACGATATGCTCCAGCCCCTCGAAGAACTCGCTGACCCCTCAAAGGACAGGGAAGGGATTGCTCTGCAAGCGACGCGGGAACGCAAGCGGGCGCGCAAGTCCGGAGGGCTCGACAATGACTTCTAA
- a CDS encoding hydantoinase/oxoprolinase family protein: MRLGADIGGTFTDIVLVDDETGLFRLGKVLTTPDQPDNGVINGIKQVINGDAGQVSHVVHGTTLFTNALIERKGALTALVTTRGFRDAVEIAREHRYDMYDLRLRRPAPIARRRHRFEIAERILSDGTIRQAPNEDDVARIAEEMRRIGIEAVAVSLINAYVCPDHERIVGRILREKLPGVAITLSSDISPEIREFERSTTALCNVYVKSIAEKYLTRLEARTRDELSDAAGLYVMQSNGGLLTASQAIEAPIRLVESGPAAGALAAAHYAKSLGLSDVLSFDMGGTTAKACLIVDGEPLLAPEFEVDRQYQFKKGSGLPVKVPVIEMIEIGTGGGSIAQIDALGRLKVGPHSAGSVPGPACYGAGGERPTVTDADLLLGYLNAGFFLGGDMKLDKTAAERAINEQVGASLDLDTIAAAWGIHQLANEAMASAARIHAIERGRTISQFPMFAFGGAGPVHAYGVARVLKLPKIIYPFGAGVMSAVGFLTAPLAFDFVRSSPARLEQLDWGAVNRSLKEMEEEGRSRLAHSMGDREVSFRRWADMRYRKQGFDIRVPIPSGKLGPDSIAEITASFERVYTELYGHTVPNTPIDVMSWRVVASGPKPDFKLPVNTSKSDGPLKGSRKIYVPDAGLIDVPVYDRYRLGAGDRLQGPAIIEERESTVVINGPGEISVDQNRNLIVDLEVAR, from the coding sequence ATGCGTTTAGGCGCCGATATTGGGGGAACTTTCACAGATATCGTCCTGGTCGACGATGAGACCGGTTTATTTCGGCTCGGTAAGGTCCTGACAACTCCAGATCAGCCTGACAATGGCGTAATCAATGGAATTAAGCAGGTCATCAACGGTGATGCAGGCCAAGTTTCGCATGTTGTGCATGGGACGACGCTTTTCACCAACGCGCTGATCGAGAGAAAGGGGGCGCTGACCGCTCTCGTCACGACCCGCGGATTCCGCGATGCCGTCGAAATTGCGCGCGAGCACCGCTACGACATGTACGACCTTCGGCTGCGTCGTCCCGCCCCGATTGCCCGGCGGCGTCACCGGTTTGAGATTGCCGAGCGAATTCTGTCGGATGGAACAATCCGCCAGGCCCCCAACGAAGACGACGTCGCGCGCATCGCCGAGGAGATGCGCAGAATAGGCATCGAAGCGGTTGCCGTCAGTCTCATCAACGCCTACGTTTGTCCGGATCACGAGCGCATCGTTGGCCGCATCCTACGGGAAAAGCTCCCCGGCGTTGCGATAACTCTCTCCAGCGACATCTCCCCGGAAATCAGGGAATTCGAGCGTTCGACGACGGCGCTCTGCAATGTCTATGTCAAGAGCATCGCCGAGAAATATCTGACGCGGCTCGAAGCGCGTACGCGCGACGAGCTCAGCGATGCAGCCGGTCTTTATGTGATGCAATCGAATGGCGGTCTGCTCACCGCCAGCCAAGCCATCGAAGCGCCGATCCGTCTTGTTGAGTCGGGACCTGCGGCCGGCGCGTTGGCTGCGGCACATTATGCCAAGTCACTCGGACTTTCAGACGTGCTCTCTTTTGACATGGGCGGCACCACCGCCAAGGCCTGCCTCATCGTCGATGGCGAGCCTCTGCTGGCCCCGGAATTCGAGGTCGATCGGCAATATCAGTTCAAGAAAGGCAGCGGTCTCCCAGTCAAGGTGCCCGTCATCGAAATGATCGAGATCGGCACGGGCGGCGGTTCGATCGCGCAGATCGATGCACTCGGCCGCCTCAAGGTCGGGCCGCATAGCGCCGGATCCGTGCCAGGACCTGCCTGCTACGGGGCGGGCGGGGAACGACCAACGGTCACTGATGCCGATCTGCTGCTCGGTTACCTCAATGCAGGCTTCTTCCTCGGCGGAGATATGAAGCTCGACAAGACCGCCGCAGAACGTGCCATTAACGAACAAGTCGGGGCCTCGCTTGATCTCGACACGATAGCCGCAGCCTGGGGAATCCATCAACTGGCAAACGAAGCAATGGCTTCTGCTGCACGCATCCACGCCATCGAGCGGGGGCGCACCATTTCCCAGTTTCCGATGTTTGCGTTTGGTGGCGCGGGGCCGGTTCACGCCTACGGCGTCGCGCGCGTCCTGAAGTTGCCGAAGATCATCTATCCGTTCGGTGCGGGCGTCATGTCGGCCGTCGGCTTCCTCACCGCGCCACTGGCATTTGACTTTGTGCGATCAAGCCCGGCACGGCTGGAACAACTGGATTGGGGCGCAGTCAATCGGTCTCTCAAAGAAATGGAGGAGGAGGGGCGAAGCCGTCTTGCTCATTCAATGGGTGATCGAGAGGTCTCGTTCCGTCGCTGGGCCGATATGCGCTACCGCAAGCAAGGCTTTGACATCCGTGTGCCGATTCCCTCCGGTAAACTTGGGCCAGACAGCATCGCGGAAATCACCGCTTCGTTCGAGCGGGTCTACACCGAACTCTACGGACATACCGTACCCAACACGCCAATCGACGTGATGTCATGGCGAGTGGTCGCATCGGGGCCCAAGCCTGACTTCAAGCTACCGGTCAATACGTCGAAGTCCGACGGTCCACTCAAGGGCTCCAGAAAGATCTACGTCCCTGACGCAGGACTCATCGACGTGCCGGTCTACGACCGTTATCGCCTTGGAGCCGGTGATCGCCTGCAGGGGCCAGCCATCATCGAAGAACGTGAATCGACCGTTGTTATCAACGGACCCGGCGAAATTAGCGTCGATCAGAACCGTAATCTCATTGTCGATCTCGAGGTGGCCCGATGA
- a CDS encoding hydantoinase B/oxoprolinase family protein codes for MSAKELDPITLDIMWGRLIAAVNEQAAALMRSSFTSIVRDAEDLSACVFDRRGRMVAQSVTGSPGHINSMATGMEHILKTFPLDTLQPGDVIITNDPWITVSQLHDITIATPVFHNGRVVALFANCCHALDIGGRGLSCDARSVYEEGLFIPIMKLHSKGEPVEAVYRLIAANVRTPDEVIGDIHAQITANEVGAKQLKSFLEEFDLADIEGVADAIVARTERAMRAAITALPNGSHPFKITIDGFEKPIEIQAKVTIKDDEVIVDYEGSSSTVDLGINVGFNYTVAYTTYGVKCAIAPDVPNNAGSFTPIRTIAAVGSILNAQHPAAVAGRHTVGHFLPSAIMGALSGILPDKVMAPGADSLWNTHISGFDKRDNQFFSYTWFSTGGTGALKGLDGLSATSYPSGVAGVPVEIIEALTPLVVRQRALRPDSGGAGEHRGGLGQTMEVEVLTEKPYLFSGMYDRCHYPAPGLYDGKSGATGSIASSNGEEVRPKLSRMLPPDTVLTLSLPGGGGFGDVKRRDREAILNDVLDGYVTPEAAKRDYGFEYTPPHK; via the coding sequence ATGAGCGCCAAGGAACTGGACCCCATTACGCTCGATATCATGTGGGGGCGGCTCATTGCCGCCGTGAACGAGCAGGCCGCGGCCCTGATGCGTTCGTCCTTTACGTCCATCGTCCGGGACGCCGAAGACCTTTCTGCGTGCGTGTTCGATCGCCGCGGCCGGATGGTGGCCCAATCGGTCACGGGCTCGCCGGGGCACATCAATTCCATGGCGACAGGAATGGAACACATCTTGAAGACGTTTCCGCTGGATACGCTCCAGCCCGGGGACGTCATCATCACGAATGATCCTTGGATTACGGTCTCTCAGCTTCACGACATCACGATTGCAACGCCCGTATTCCACAATGGGCGAGTCGTTGCGCTTTTTGCAAACTGCTGTCACGCGCTCGATATCGGCGGCAGGGGGCTGTCGTGTGATGCCCGCTCCGTCTATGAGGAGGGTCTCTTCATCCCGATCATGAAGTTGCATTCGAAAGGAGAACCCGTCGAAGCCGTTTATCGGCTGATCGCGGCCAACGTGCGGACCCCCGATGAAGTGATTGGCGATATTCATGCACAGATCACCGCGAACGAAGTCGGAGCAAAGCAGCTCAAGTCTTTCCTCGAAGAGTTCGATCTTGCGGATATCGAAGGGGTGGCAGACGCCATCGTCGCGCGCACCGAAAGGGCGATGAGAGCCGCCATTACGGCTCTGCCCAACGGATCGCATCCGTTCAAGATCACCATTGACGGGTTCGAAAAGCCGATCGAGATTCAGGCCAAGGTCACTATCAAGGACGATGAGGTCATCGTCGACTATGAAGGGTCTTCCTCAACGGTTGATCTCGGTATCAACGTCGGTTTCAATTATACCGTTGCTTACACCACCTATGGCGTGAAGTGCGCAATTGCGCCAGACGTGCCCAATAACGCCGGTTCGTTCACGCCGATACGCACGATCGCCGCCGTCGGGTCAATCCTCAACGCTCAGCATCCTGCTGCCGTCGCTGGCCGTCATACGGTCGGTCACTTCCTCCCTTCAGCCATCATGGGCGCGTTGTCAGGTATCCTGCCGGATAAGGTGATGGCACCCGGCGCCGACAGTCTCTGGAATACGCATATCAGCGGCTTCGATAAGCGCGACAATCAGTTCTTCTCGTACACTTGGTTCTCTACCGGCGGAACTGGCGCCCTCAAGGGACTCGATGGCCTCTCGGCCACCTCCTATCCAAGCGGTGTCGCCGGTGTGCCCGTGGAAATCATCGAAGCTTTGACGCCTCTGGTCGTACGGCAAAGAGCGCTTCGACCTGACTCCGGCGGAGCCGGCGAACATCGTGGTGGCTTGGGCCAGACAATGGAAGTCGAGGTTCTGACCGAGAAGCCCTATCTCTTCTCAGGCATGTACGATCGATGTCACTATCCAGCACCAGGTTTGTACGATGGCAAATCCGGCGCGACCGGTTCGATCGCCAGTTCGAATGGCGAGGAGGTCCGCCCCAAGCTGAGCCGCATGTTGCCGCCAGATACGGTTTTAACGCTCTCGCTACCCGGCGGCGGCGGATTCGGTGACGTTAAACGTCGGGACCGGGAGGCGATCCTCAACGACGTGCTGGACGGTTACGTAACGCCGGAGGCGGCGAAACGTGACTACGGCTTTGAATACACTCCTCCTCACAAGTAG
- a CDS encoding DUF4286 family protein, with protein MPIQSRFVLIASMDVDPAHEDLFNEVYDGEHVPHLLKVPGVHSVTRVKGVPFAFAIANGIKDMPAPKPIYTAIYEIDHPDVLKSAEWAKAVEAGRWASEVRPHTRNRHHAVYQRQSTSP; from the coding sequence ATGCCGATCCAATCCCGCTTTGTCCTGATTGCTTCAATGGACGTCGATCCTGCGCACGAAGATCTCTTCAACGAGGTGTACGATGGGGAACATGTCCCGCATCTCCTGAAAGTGCCAGGGGTTCACAGCGTTACGCGCGTCAAAGGAGTTCCCTTCGCGTTCGCCATTGCCAACGGCATCAAGGATATGCCGGCGCCCAAGCCGATCTATACGGCCATTTATGAGATTGACCATCCGGACGTCTTGAAGAGCGCCGAATGGGCAAAGGCAGTCGAGGCGGGCAGATGGGCAAGCGAAGTGAGGCCGCATACCCGCAATAGGCACCACGCTGTCTATCAGAGGCAATCCACTAGCCCATAG
- a CDS encoding MFS transporter, with protein sequence MTRLALASMVGTSLEWYEFVIYNSMAALIFNKLFFPSFDPIVGTILAFSTYAVGYISRPIGGIIFGRLGDKVGRRAVLVYTLALMGISTLAMGLLPTYGSIGIAAPLLLVSLRTIQGIALGGEWAGAILLSVEHGKPQNRGLNASWTQVGPSAGTLLAAGAIAVTTTLLNEADFLSWGWRLPFLASTVLVFFGFWIRWSVEETPHFHQLQAGHATTKAPVAEVLRDHWRNLLVAGSVRIGSDVVYGLLAVFTLTYVTQKLGLSRTLALTAVLIGAGVHAISVPLLAALSDRIGRRTVYGLGALASIIGSFLLFGLFDTKSPAIIIAAVSVGMVFQAAMFGPQGAFVTEQFPTRVRYTGSSLAYTFAGVLGGGFAPLIFATLLREYPDTYAIPAYVTGALVITLIALLAATEKAGREID encoded by the coding sequence ATGACGCGGCTTGCACTCGCCAGCATGGTGGGTACCTCGCTGGAATGGTACGAGTTCGTAATCTACAATTCCATGGCAGCTCTGATCTTCAATAAGCTCTTTTTCCCGTCATTTGATCCGATTGTCGGTACAATTCTTGCGTTTTCGACTTATGCCGTAGGTTACATCTCGCGTCCCATCGGCGGAATTATCTTCGGTCGCCTCGGAGATAAGGTCGGGCGTCGTGCCGTCCTCGTCTATACGCTCGCTTTGATGGGCATTTCTACCCTGGCGATGGGCTTGCTGCCTACGTACGGGAGCATCGGAATCGCCGCGCCCCTGCTGCTCGTTAGTCTCAGGACCATTCAGGGCATCGCGCTCGGTGGCGAGTGGGCTGGCGCCATCCTTCTTTCCGTGGAGCATGGCAAGCCACAAAATCGCGGGCTCAATGCGTCGTGGACGCAAGTCGGCCCCTCTGCCGGTACTCTTCTCGCCGCAGGGGCCATCGCCGTCACGACGACGCTGCTGAATGAGGCCGATTTCCTGTCCTGGGGCTGGCGCCTTCCGTTTCTGGCCAGCACCGTGCTGGTGTTCTTCGGATTCTGGATCCGCTGGAGCGTTGAGGAAACACCCCACTTCCATCAGCTGCAGGCCGGCCATGCGACGACCAAGGCGCCGGTTGCCGAGGTCCTGAGGGACCATTGGCGCAACCTGTTAGTGGCCGGTAGCGTTCGAATCGGTTCGGACGTGGTGTATGGACTGCTTGCCGTATTCACCTTGACGTATGTCACTCAGAAGCTGGGTTTGAGCCGCACATTGGCCCTGACCGCTGTTCTGATCGGCGCCGGCGTGCATGCCATATCCGTTCCCCTGCTTGCGGCGCTCTCTGACCGGATTGGTCGACGCACTGTCTATGGGCTCGGTGCTCTGGCATCTATCATCGGCAGCTTCCTCCTGTTCGGCTTGTTCGATACAAAATCACCAGCCATCATCATTGCCGCAGTTTCAGTCGGCATGGTGTTTCAAGCCGCGATGTTTGGTCCGCAAGGTGCTTTCGTCACTGAGCAGTTTCCAACACGTGTGCGATACACGGGGTCCTCGCTCGCCTACACCTTCGCAGGTGTCCTCGGTGGCGGTTTTGCCCCGCTGATCTTCGCCACCTTGTTGAGAGAGTATCCCGACACGTATGCGATTCCAGCCTACGTGACCGGAGCCCTCGTCATCACGCTCATTGCTTTGTTGGCAGCAACGGAAAAAGCCGGCCGCGAGATCGATTAG
- a CDS encoding RraA family protein has product MNVKTALASVPKPPSALIEAFKDAPTSVISDNLDRLAGAVGLRPFHRSGRLVGTAFTVRTRPGDNLAIHKALELVGPGDVIVVDGGGDETRALVGEIMKNIAEERGAAGYVIDGAIRDVAAFSGSDFPCFARAVTHRGPYKSGPGCINVPVSIGGSPIAPGDIVVGDEDGVVSFPAAMADSLIEAVRAQIAREEETMKAIREGRYEGSYGR; this is encoded by the coding sequence ATGAACGTCAAAACCGCGCTTGCCAGCGTGCCAAAGCCGCCTTCCGCTCTCATTGAAGCCTTCAAAGATGCCCCCACTTCGGTCATCTCGGACAATCTCGACCGATTGGCGGGTGCTGTTGGCTTGAGGCCATTCCATCGTTCCGGACGGTTGGTCGGAACGGCTTTCACCGTGCGGACGCGTCCTGGAGACAACCTCGCAATTCACAAGGCGCTTGAACTGGTCGGCCCCGGGGATGTCATCGTCGTGGACGGAGGCGGCGACGAGACGCGGGCACTGGTGGGTGAGATCATGAAGAATATCGCAGAAGAGAGGGGAGCTGCCGGCTATGTAATCGACGGCGCCATCCGAGACGTCGCGGCCTTCAGCGGTTCGGATTTCCCCTGCTTTGCCCGCGCAGTGACCCACCGCGGCCCCTATAAAAGTGGCCCAGGCTGCATCAACGTGCCAGTGTCGATCGGTGGGTCACCGATCGCCCCTGGCGACATCGTCGTTGGCGATGAGGATGGCGTTGTATCCTTTCCGGCCGCGATGGCAGATTCCCTGATTGAGGCTGTTCGTGCCCAGATCGCGCGCGAAGAGGAGACCATGAAGGCTATTCGCGAGGGGCGTTACGAGGGCTCTTACGGACGGTAG
- a CDS encoding cupin domain-containing protein: protein MTDQKKEFHNLDTPDDGLLRELAPGLTTRIFSGEHAMLSVVSFAPHAEGVLHHHPEEQWGVLLDGTAIRIQGGEEIPVRKGDFWRTPGNVPHTMRAGPEGARVLDIFSPPRPEYKKPGSGFGQT, encoded by the coding sequence ATGACTGACCAGAAAAAGGAATTTCACAATCTTGATACACCGGATGACGGCTTGCTTCGCGAGCTGGCGCCCGGACTCACCACGCGCATCTTTTCGGGCGAACACGCGATGCTCTCGGTGGTGAGCTTCGCACCGCACGCCGAAGGCGTGCTCCATCATCATCCTGAGGAACAATGGGGCGTGCTGCTGGACGGCACTGCCATTAGGATTCAGGGAGGGGAGGAGATCCCTGTGCGCAAGGGCGACTTCTGGCGTACGCCCGGCAACGTCCCTCACACCATGCGAGCTGGTCCCGAGGGCGCCCGTGTGCTCGACATCTTCAGCCCACCCCGGCCCGAATATAAGAAGCCGGGATCCGGGTTCGGACAGACTTAG
- a CDS encoding alpha/beta fold hydrolase: MPENRELALVRLPSQVDGVELNLSAIHRAGKAAPIVFLHGFGSTKEDYADIVRHEALAAHPFLAYDAPGCGETYCADLSDISIPFLLKTAQRVIEHFKLDRFHLVGHSMGGLTALLLAHKYPQHVLSFVNIEGNIAPEDCFLSRQILQFPEQNVERFFADFIDRTRHMPAYASALYASSLHHKVRAAAVPGIFRSMVDLSDSGKLMQKFIGLRCPKMFMYGEQNATLSYLGLLRTNGVRLTEIPACGHFPMYSNPIAMWTQIAAFLADV, from the coding sequence GTGCCGGAAAACCGTGAACTGGCCTTGGTTCGGTTGCCGTCACAAGTTGATGGCGTCGAATTGAACCTGTCAGCGATTCATCGCGCCGGAAAAGCGGCGCCAATCGTCTTCCTGCACGGCTTCGGATCTACCAAAGAAGACTACGCTGACATCGTGCGCCACGAAGCTCTCGCGGCGCATCCGTTTCTCGCCTATGACGCACCGGGTTGCGGAGAGACGTATTGCGCGGATCTATCAGACATTTCAATTCCGTTCTTGTTAAAGACTGCGCAGCGCGTAATCGAGCATTTTAAGCTCGACCGATTTCATCTCGTTGGCCACTCCATGGGTGGTCTGACGGCACTTCTGCTCGCGCACAAGTATCCCCAACACGTACTCAGCTTCGTCAATATCGAGGGAAACATTGCGCCCGAGGACTGCTTCCTCAGCAGGCAGATCTTGCAATTTCCGGAGCAGAACGTGGAGCGGTTCTTCGCCGATTTTATCGACCGAACCCGGCATATGCCAGCCTATGCCAGCGCGCTCTACGCTTCCAGTCTTCATCACAAAGTGAGGGCGGCTGCGGTACCTGGAATATTCCGCTCGATGGTCGATCTGTCGGACAGTGGAAAGTTGATGCAAAAGTTTATCGGCCTTCGCTGCCCGAAGATGTTCATGTACGGCGAACAGAATGCGACGTTATCCTATCTCGGCCTGCTTCGCACAAATGGCGTACGCCTTACCGAGATTCCGGCGTGCGGCCATTTCCCGATGTATTCCAATCCGATCGCCATGTGGACGCAAATTGCAGCGTTCCTGGCTGACGTTTAG